The following proteins are encoded in a genomic region of Sulfurospirillum arsenophilum NBRC 109478:
- a CDS encoding 2Fe-2S iron-sulfur cluster-binding protein, producing the protein MLARIETLRPNEDSNLMAHITVDGTVLEVKEGALLIEELLANNINIPHFCYHPALGKDGNCRMCMVEIEGQKRPQIACDTPIKEGMIVRTKGANIDRVKRSILELELINHPIDCPVCDQAGECSLQNYYMDVGLYESRLSTPKTRGQKHVDLGANVVLDQERCVLCTRCVRFTKNITKTSELGVLSRADHSVITTFPGAKLSNPYAMNVVDLCPVGALTSKDFRFQKRVWFLNSKEAICDHCGRGCSIFVDHHKEKYKDEVIYRYRPRLNDKINGYFICDAGRLSYRKENDNQEFHALIRGKISEYEYAEGKLLRLLKRHLGKTVFMISSSLSLEEMVRVQKLAKLYEIALSAYETARFDASFGDDFLKCNDRSANARALPLLGIDDSKEGLEEALSKAELVVLLGRSDAKLVKEMGFNDKNIAILCSTCEITCKEVELVLPIASHTRREGSFINIDGYVQHSPCAIKSEHGHKTLLSILAPIIGDALFTCKEVWEAELFFYEVLKEITFESLKTTPKIAL; encoded by the coding sequence ATGCTCGCTAGAATTGAGACATTACGTCCAAACGAGGATAGCAATTTAATGGCGCATATTACGGTAGATGGCACGGTATTAGAGGTTAAAGAGGGTGCTTTGTTGATCGAAGAACTTCTGGCAAACAACATCAATATCCCCCACTTTTGTTATCATCCAGCTCTTGGGAAAGATGGTAATTGCCGTATGTGCATGGTGGAAATCGAGGGACAAAAACGTCCTCAAATTGCTTGTGATACGCCCATTAAAGAAGGTATGATTGTTCGAACAAAGGGTGCGAATATTGACCGCGTTAAACGCTCGATTTTAGAGCTTGAACTCATTAACCATCCTATTGATTGCCCGGTCTGCGACCAAGCTGGCGAATGTTCCTTACAAAATTACTATATGGATGTAGGTTTGTATGAGAGCCGTTTAAGCACTCCAAAAACCAGAGGGCAAAAGCATGTCGATCTTGGCGCCAATGTCGTGCTCGATCAAGAGCGCTGTGTGCTCTGTACCCGCTGTGTACGCTTTACCAAAAACATTACGAAGACCAGTGAATTAGGTGTACTTTCCCGTGCCGATCATTCGGTCATTACAACGTTTCCTGGTGCTAAACTCTCCAACCCTTATGCTATGAATGTGGTTGATCTTTGCCCTGTGGGTGCGCTCACCAGCAAAGACTTTCGCTTTCAAAAACGGGTTTGGTTTTTAAATTCTAAAGAGGCGATTTGCGATCACTGTGGCAGAGGCTGTTCTATTTTTGTCGATCATCACAAAGAAAAATACAAAGATGAGGTTATTTACCGTTACCGACCACGTCTTAATGACAAAATCAATGGTTATTTTATCTGTGATGCAGGACGGCTGAGTTACCGCAAAGAGAACGATAACCAAGAGTTTCATGCCCTAATTCGTGGCAAAATAAGCGAATACGAATACGCAGAGGGAAAACTGTTACGTCTTTTAAAACGTCACCTTGGTAAAACGGTTTTTATGATCTCTTCAAGCCTCAGTTTGGAAGAGATGGTTCGGGTACAAAAACTGGCAAAATTGTATGAAATCGCTTTAAGTGCGTATGAAACGGCACGTTTTGATGCGAGTTTTGGCGATGACTTTTTAAAATGCAATGACAGATCTGCCAATGCAAGAGCCCTTCCCCTTCTTGGCATCGATGATTCAAAAGAGGGATTAGAAGAGGCTTTAAGTAAAGCTGAACTAGTGGTTTTGTTAGGGCGAAGTGATGCCAAGCTGGTCAAAGAGATGGGTTTTAACGATAAAAATATTGCGATTTTATGTTCGACCTGTGAGATTACATGTAAAGAGGTGGAACTTGTTTTGCCTATCGCTTCGCATACCAGACGCGAAGGCAGTTTTATCAACATCGATGGTTATGTTCAACACAGCCCATGTGCTATTAAAAGTGAGCACGGACACAAAACGCTTCTGAGTATTTTAGCCCCTATTATTGGCGATGCACTCTTTACATGTAAAGAGGTTTGGGAAGCCGAACTTTTCTTTTATGAAGTGCTCAAAGAGATTACGTTTGAGTCACTTAAAACCACGCCAAAGATAGCGCTATGA
- a CDS encoding complex I subunit 1/NuoH family protein, whose protein sequence is MSTISVFIVIINIILALLFSLGAAPILVWIERRVAGLIQDRLGPNRCHINGIRLGGLIQSFADMLKLVFKEDFQAKAIKESFFFSLAPVIVFASAFLSFMVMPFADDLIINGERFIMQGLPMDLGVLWFLAFAGLSVYGIMLGGWSSRNKYSLLGAMRAGAQVISYEAAMGLSLVSVLITYGSIHLGDIVTYQGQLLFGFIPAWGIIVQPIATLIFIITAFAEANRTPFDLAEGESEIVGGFHTEYSAMRFGLFFVGEYVAMSASSALIVTLFLGGYHLPYLNTQTLQTYMPYILSFVIIALPLASFYAIRWIKKHNRWHKASDIRNQESAFLQKGLIGINVFIIIGLGIVLFLGLGETSTNVATAVIQVTTFALKLLFMNFVFVWVRWTLPRFRYDQLQELGWKVLMPLAIANIFISAIVVVVRGL, encoded by the coding sequence ATGAGTACCATAAGCGTCTTTATCGTCATCATCAATATTATCTTAGCGCTTCTTTTTTCTTTAGGTGCGGCACCTATTTTAGTTTGGATTGAGCGTCGTGTAGCAGGTCTCATTCAAGATCGTTTAGGGCCTAATCGTTGTCATATTAACGGTATTCGTTTGGGCGGGCTCATTCAGTCATTTGCCGATATGCTCAAACTTGTCTTCAAAGAGGATTTTCAGGCCAAAGCCATCAAGGAGAGTTTTTTCTTCTCTTTAGCGCCCGTCATCGTTTTTGCCTCAGCCTTTTTAAGCTTTATGGTGATGCCTTTTGCGGATGATCTCATCATTAACGGTGAGCGTTTCATTATGCAGGGTTTACCAATGGACTTAGGCGTACTCTGGTTTTTAGCGTTTGCGGGTCTTAGTGTCTATGGCATTATGCTAGGTGGTTGGTCAAGTCGTAACAAATACTCCCTTTTGGGCGCGATGCGTGCAGGTGCTCAAGTCATCAGTTACGAAGCGGCGATGGGACTCTCCTTGGTTTCGGTGCTCATTACCTATGGCTCCATTCATTTGGGAGATATTGTCACCTATCAGGGGCAATTACTGTTTGGATTTATTCCTGCATGGGGCATTATTGTCCAACCTATTGCGACACTTATTTTTATTATCACGGCGTTTGCCGAAGCCAACAGAACACCGTTTGATTTAGCCGAAGGCGAGAGCGAGATCGTAGGTGGTTTTCATACCGAGTACAGTGCGATGCGTTTTGGACTCTTTTTTGTTGGTGAATATGTTGCCATGAGCGCATCAAGCGCACTCATCGTGACACTCTTTTTGGGCGGTTATCATCTCCCATACCTTAACACGCAAACACTTCAGACATACATGCCCTACATTTTGAGTTTTGTCATCATTGCTCTTCCACTGGCTAGTTTTTACGCGATACGTTGGATCAAAAAACACAACCGCTGGCATAAAGCGAGCGATATACGAAATCAAGAGAGTGCTTTTTTACAAAAAGGGTTGATTGGCATTAACGTGTTTATCATTATAGGGCTTGGAATCGTGCTTTTCTTAGGGCTTGGTGAGACTTCGACCAATGTTGCAACAGCCGTTATTCAGGTCACAACCTTTGCTTTGAAACTACTCTTTATGAACTTTGTATTTGTCTGGGTACGTTGGACATTGCCTCGTTTTCGTTACGATCAGTTGCAAGAGCTGGGATGGAAAGTGTTGATGCCTTTGGCGATTGCTAACATTTTCATCAGCGCTATCGTTGTCGTGGTAAGGGGACTGTAA
- a CDS encoding NuoI/complex I 23 kDa subunit family protein, with protein sequence MGIKIVHRHGNTLKEKLYLPAIFGGMKTTLSHLLTNLSDTPAIQTINYPEEMPHDISERYRGVHRLTKREDDSVRCVACFMCATACPAECIFIEAEERTDGVDEKMPKRFDIDLLECVFCGACVEACPCDAIRMDSGIFSFIGKKREDFVLTKEQLLANEEKKA encoded by the coding sequence ATGGGTATCAAAATCGTACACCGTCATGGCAATACCCTCAAAGAAAAACTTTACCTTCCTGCCATTTTTGGGGGTATGAAAACAACGCTTTCGCATCTACTAACCAATCTAAGTGATACCCCAGCGATTCAGACCATCAATTACCCAGAAGAGATGCCGCATGACATCAGTGAACGCTACAGAGGGGTTCATCGTCTTACCAAGCGTGAGGATGACAGTGTGCGTTGCGTTGCTTGTTTTATGTGCGCAACGGCGTGCCCTGCGGAGTGTATCTTTATTGAAGCGGAAGAGCGCACAGATGGGGTTGACGAAAAGATGCCTAAACGCTTTGATATTGACTTGTTAGAATGTGTTTTTTGTGGTGCGTGTGTCGAAGCGTGTCCGTGTGATGCGATTCGTATGGACAGTGGCATTTTTAGTTTTATCGGCAAAAAACGCGAAGACTTTGTTCTGACTAAAGAGCAACTTTTAGCCAATGAGGAGAAAAAAGCATGA
- a CDS encoding NADH-quinone oxidoreductase subunit J family protein: protein MTDILFLLLSFFAILGAVGMVSFHQPVHSALSLILTIIALSGLFALLSASFLFMVQIIIYAGAILTLFIFIIMFLNVKEANLPKEPNKNITLFLGAIALLPFNFLILRAFYKMPLLSAPLEEDFGKIKPLGMELFTQWLLPFELISILLLVALIGAVVLGRKDEA from the coding sequence ATGACGGATATACTCTTTTTGCTGCTCAGTTTTTTCGCTATTCTTGGCGCTGTAGGCATGGTCAGTTTTCATCAACCCGTACACAGTGCGCTGAGTCTTATCTTAACGATTATTGCGCTTTCAGGGCTGTTTGCACTCCTAAGCGCTTCTTTTTTATTTATGGTGCAGATCATCATCTATGCAGGGGCAATCCTTACACTTTTTATCTTTATCATTATGTTCCTCAATGTCAAAGAGGCTAATTTACCCAAAGAGCCCAATAAAAACATCACTCTCTTTTTAGGGGCGATTGCGCTTTTACCGTTCAATTTTTTGATTTTACGCGCGTTTTATAAAATGCCACTTTTAAGTGCCCCTCTTGAAGAGGATTTTGGCAAGATTAAACCTTTGGGAATGGAGCTTTTCACGCAGTGGTTATTGCCGTTTGAACTTATCTCCATTTTACTGCTCGTTGCCCTTATCGGTGCCGTTGTTTTGGGACGAAAGGACGAAGCATGA
- the nuoK gene encoding NADH-quinone oxidoreductase subunit NuoK, producing the protein MIANSLFMYIAVAMILFSIGLLGVISRKNIFVIYMSIELMLNAINLIFVSLSNYHHDMGAQVMAMMVIAIAAAEAGVFLSLIVVLYKRKKSLDSDLFRTLSQKEAV; encoded by the coding sequence ATGATCGCCAACTCTCTTTTTATGTATATTGCCGTTGCGATGATACTTTTTTCCATAGGCCTTTTAGGCGTCATTAGCCGCAAAAATATTTTTGTGATTTACATGTCCATAGAGCTTATGCTCAATGCGATCAATCTGATTTTTGTAAGCCTTAGCAATTATCACCACGATATGGGTGCGCAAGTGATGGCAATGATGGTCATCGCCATTGCCGCAGCAGAAGCAGGAGTCTTTTTATCACTCATTGTGGTACTTTACAAACGCAAAAAATCACTTGATTCGGATCTCTTTAGAACCTTGTCGCAAAAGGAGGCCGTATGA
- the nuoL gene encoding NADH-quinone oxidoreductase subunit L, which yields MSAILAGIVLAPLLSSVIIGLLYMLSITKIPLHKRSFTLPALLSPLISFILGLGAFLYVAKYDVALHFQPYLWLGVDEYKIYMGFLGDKLSLFMVLFITFVGWLIHLYATAYMSDDKGYGKFFFYFNLFLSSMLLLVLADGPLIMFIGWEGVGLCSYLLISFYFQDNSNVVAGNKAFIVNRVGDLGFLIGLAILFFYCADAGFSYENIALKIASMPLWLLEIVGITLFIGAMGKSAQIPLYVWLPDAMAGPTPVSALIHAATMVTAGVYMVARFSFLYELIPNIGLFIAYIGAFSALFAAVIATKQSDIKKILAYSTMSQLGYMFIAVGLGAYSSALFHVFTHAFFKALLFMGAGAVIIALHHEQNIFKMGKMRHVTPVVYVTMLMATLAISGIPPFAGFFSKDEILFVAFSSGEYLIWGIALCSAVLTAYYMFRLFFVVFEGKNALHVNHPHDVSWVMKAPLVVLAVGSLFAGFVGLPSLLGGSHLIGAWLGEWGMRALHVSHETELQLLALNVAVSLLGMGIAYKKFYAYDLSKHQEVKGIVYHKFYVDEVYDFLFVRSIRKLSEFIAVGLDVNFVDRFIMGLSHGFIKLGHVVALVQNAHVRFYALIMMLGISAASCYLILVIG from the coding sequence ATGAGTGCTATTTTAGCGGGAATTGTTTTAGCACCATTGCTCTCTTCGGTGATCATAGGCCTTTTGTATATGCTCTCCATTACTAAAATACCTTTACATAAACGATCGTTTACCCTTCCAGCACTGCTTTCTCCTTTGATCAGTTTTATCTTAGGCTTAGGTGCTTTTCTTTATGTTGCAAAGTATGATGTAGCCCTTCATTTTCAGCCTTACTTATGGCTAGGTGTGGACGAATACAAAATCTACATGGGTTTTCTAGGCGATAAACTCTCGTTGTTTATGGTTCTTTTTATCACGTTTGTGGGCTGGCTCATTCACCTTTACGCCACAGCGTATATGAGTGACGATAAGGGTTATGGCAAGTTTTTCTTCTACTTCAATCTTTTCCTAAGCTCGATGCTTTTATTAGTTCTTGCCGATGGACCACTTATTATGTTTATTGGATGGGAAGGCGTAGGGCTTTGCTCGTACTTACTCATTAGTTTTTATTTCCAAGATAACTCCAATGTCGTTGCGGGAAATAAAGCCTTCATAGTCAACCGTGTGGGAGATCTAGGCTTTTTAATCGGTCTTGCGATTCTCTTTTTTTACTGCGCAGACGCAGGCTTTAGCTATGAAAATATTGCACTCAAAATCGCTTCTATGCCTCTGTGGCTTTTAGAGATTGTGGGCATTACGCTCTTCATCGGTGCGATGGGCAAGTCCGCGCAAATTCCACTGTATGTTTGGTTACCCGACGCCATGGCAGGTCCGACACCTGTTTCGGCACTGATTCACGCCGCAACCATGGTTACAGCGGGTGTCTATATGGTCGCACGCTTCTCTTTCTTGTATGAGCTTATCCCAAACATCGGTCTTTTCATTGCCTATATTGGAGCGTTTAGTGCGCTTTTTGCCGCAGTGATCGCCACCAAACAGAGTGATATTAAAAAGATTTTAGCGTATTCGACGATGTCACAACTGGGCTATATGTTTATCGCCGTTGGACTTGGAGCCTACAGTAGTGCTCTCTTTCATGTCTTTACCCATGCCTTTTTTAAAGCGCTTCTTTTCATGGGTGCGGGTGCGGTGATCATCGCGTTGCATCATGAGCAAAATATCTTTAAGATGGGCAAAATGCGCCATGTTACGCCAGTTGTATATGTCACGATGTTGATGGCTACTTTGGCAATTAGCGGTATTCCCCCGTTTGCAGGTTTTTTTAGTAAAGATGAGATTTTATTTGTAGCTTTTAGCAGTGGTGAGTATCTTATTTGGGGTATTGCACTGTGTAGTGCTGTGTTGACAGCTTACTATATGTTCCGACTCTTTTTTGTCGTTTTTGAGGGTAAAAATGCTTTACATGTAAACCATCCGCACGATGTCTCATGGGTGATGAAAGCACCTTTAGTAGTACTCGCCGTTGGCTCACTCTTCGCAGGTTTTGTGGGCTTACCTTCGCTTTTGGGCGGAAGTCATCTCATTGGAGCTTGGCTAGGAGAGTGGGGCATGAGAGCGTTACATGTAAGCCATGAAACTGAGTTGCAGCTCTTAGCGCTTAATGTGGCGGTTTCACTTTTAGGTATGGGCATTGCCTATAAAAAATTCTATGCGTATGATCTTTCAAAACATCAAGAGGTAAAAGGCATCGTTTATCATAAATTTTACGTGGATGAAGTATATGACTTCTTATTTGTTCGCTCTATTCGAAAGCTAAGCGAGTTTATTGCTGTGGGGTTAGATGTCAATTTTGTCGATCGCTTCATTATGGGACTCAGTCACGGATTTATAAAACTGGGGCATGTGGTAGCGCTTGTGCAAAACGCGCATGTACGTTTTTATGCACTGATTATGATGCTAGGTATTAGTGCGGCATCATGCTATTTGATCTTGGTAATAGGGTAA
- a CDS encoding complex I subunit 4 family protein — MSIGILSIIIFLPMVAAFILMVTPLPSRATRNVAFGVSLAIFALALYIYTHFELSGLIQFKEFYPWIKSYGISYSLGIDGFSLIILMLIATLIPSAYLLLWKNERSKSYWISMLFIQSGISGTLFSLDLFLFYFFWEAMLLPVFMIIGLFGSGNRVFSTLKITIYTIMGSLFMFVSILYLGVAHYYEFGMWSFALSDLVNITTIAREQKILLFFGFMLAFAIKIPLFPFHSWLLQTYSNSPTGGVFLLSSIMAKLGVYALVRFMIPLFPDLFVEFSFYFVALGIFGLVYFGIAAISQMNIKKMFAYSSASHLGFITAGVFALNLQGMMGSAFLIVAHAIATGGLFLLVGVMERHLGIRSLSALGGIAERAPWFTLFFAIMLFCTVGIPGTNGFVAELLIVLGIFHYNPYLGVLSALTVLVAASYMFWVFQKAILVKSDNNVSNMKDLSLHEILGLLPLAVLIIAMGVYPDFFLYKIEPSLQHYLIDILHVGVK, encoded by the coding sequence ATGAGTATAGGAATTCTCTCAATCATTATATTTTTACCGATGGTAGCAGCTTTCATCCTCATGGTAACGCCTTTGCCTTCACGTGCAACACGTAACGTTGCCTTTGGCGTATCGCTTGCTATTTTTGCCCTTGCCCTTTATATTTACACACATTTTGAACTCTCTGGACTCATTCAATTTAAAGAATTTTATCCTTGGATTAAAAGTTATGGAATCTCTTACAGCTTAGGCATTGATGGTTTTTCACTCATTATTTTAATGCTCATCGCTACGCTTATCCCAAGTGCGTATCTGCTTTTATGGAAAAATGAACGCTCCAAAAGTTACTGGATCAGCATGCTTTTCATCCAATCAGGTATCAGTGGAACACTTTTCTCGCTTGATTTGTTCTTGTTTTACTTTTTTTGGGAAGCGATGTTGTTGCCTGTTTTTATGATTATCGGTCTTTTTGGTTCGGGCAATCGCGTTTTTTCTACGCTTAAAATCACCATCTATACCATTATGGGCTCACTCTTTATGTTTGTGAGTATTCTTTATTTGGGCGTGGCTCACTACTATGAGTTTGGTATGTGGAGCTTTGCACTTTCTGATTTGGTGAATATTACAACCATTGCGCGTGAGCAAAAAATACTGCTCTTTTTTGGCTTTATGCTTGCCTTTGCGATCAAAATTCCGCTTTTCCCGTTTCACTCATGGCTGCTTCAAACCTATTCTAATTCACCAACGGGCGGTGTTTTCCTCCTCTCTTCCATCATGGCAAAACTGGGAGTTTATGCGCTGGTTCGTTTTATGATTCCCCTTTTCCCAGATCTGTTTGTCGAGTTTTCATTCTATTTTGTAGCACTAGGTATCTTTGGATTGGTCTATTTTGGTATAGCTGCGATTTCGCAGATGAACATTAAAAAAATGTTTGCTTATTCGTCCGCTTCGCACTTAGGTTTCATTACCGCGGGTGTTTTTGCGCTCAATCTTCAAGGAATGATGGGAAGTGCTTTTTTGATTGTCGCACACGCCATCGCAACAGGTGGACTTTTCTTGCTGGTGGGTGTGATGGAGCGCCACCTTGGTATTCGCTCACTGAGTGCTCTTGGAGGCATTGCTGAGAGGGCTCCATGGTTTACACTTTTCTTTGCCATTATGCTTTTTTGTACGGTGGGAATTCCTGGAACGAATGGTTTTGTTGCCGAACTTCTAATTGTTTTGGGCATCTTTCATTACAACCCTTATCTTGGTGTTTTATCGGCTCTTACGGTATTGGTTGCGGCAAGCTATATGTTTTGGGTGTTTCAAAAAGCAATTTTGGTTAAAAGCGATAACAATGTCTCAAACATGAAAGACCTGAGTTTGCACGAGATTTTAGGGCTGCTTCCTTTGGCGGTGCTTATCATCGCAATGGGTGTTTACCCTGATTTTTTCTTATATAAGATCGAGCCAAGTTTACAACACTATTTGATTGATATTTTACATGTAGGAGTGAAATGA
- a CDS encoding NADH-quinone oxidoreductase subunit N translates to MMQWIQLGYLLPLIIVGSGAILLMLLSPLERLSMERFSLFTFLILLLALGADFYHFGELFTSFPMQEIFSKMLIVDSYSVYFDALILSGALVTSLIGTHYFQIKRHFKKEFFSLFLFSVFGMMLLVHANELLTAFIALEIASLALYVMIGFQKIHDKRVEASYQYLVLGSISGAFFLLGTAFIYAGLGTTILGDIGKALDLLMGKDVSLIIIGATFILVTFLFKISAFPFQNWTIDVYDGSPLPVTAFMAATFKVAIFGFVLRLMLIDLDPIRDIWDTLFIVIILATLLYGTFLAIIQESLKRMLAASSIVHTGYLLIAFVSIGYAGESASSSIIYYLIAYFLSAMGAFGLISYIAADEHIRVTYEDFRGFAHVHPYMAAMLSIFMLSLAGIPSTIGFVGKFYIFTGAIEAGYTFLAVCGIIATFISIYYYFKLIALMYFYPACESEWDDVPSLRGITPITIGVIAIAVIWGGIGNTFIAYFPGVDFLIDTARLSYMSLFIK, encoded by the coding sequence ATGATGCAGTGGATACAACTGGGCTATCTTTTGCCACTCATCATTGTTGGTAGTGGAGCTATTCTTTTAATGCTTCTTTCTCCGCTTGAGCGACTTTCTATGGAGCGTTTTTCACTCTTTACTTTTCTTATTTTATTATTGGCATTAGGGGCTGATTTTTACCATTTTGGCGAACTCTTTACCTCTTTCCCGATGCAAGAGATTTTCTCTAAAATGCTCATTGTCGATAGTTACTCGGTCTATTTTGATGCACTCATCCTCAGTGGTGCGTTGGTGACATCCTTGATTGGTACACACTATTTTCAAATCAAACGTCACTTCAAAAAAGAGTTTTTTTCTCTTTTCCTTTTTTCGGTTTTTGGCATGATGCTTTTAGTTCACGCTAATGAGCTTTTAACCGCTTTTATCGCACTTGAGATCGCTTCACTTGCCCTTTACGTGATGATAGGATTTCAGAAAATTCATGACAAGAGAGTGGAAGCAAGCTATCAATACTTAGTGCTTGGCTCCATCTCAGGAGCATTTTTCCTTTTAGGGACAGCTTTCATTTACGCGGGTCTTGGCACGACCATTTTAGGTGACATCGGAAAAGCGCTTGATCTGTTGATGGGTAAAGATGTTTCGCTCATTATCATTGGAGCGACGTTTATATTGGTCACCTTTTTGTTTAAAATCTCCGCGTTCCCTTTTCAAAATTGGACAATTGATGTCTATGATGGCTCGCCTCTACCTGTAACGGCATTTATGGCAGCAACGTTTAAAGTAGCGATCTTTGGTTTTGTCCTTCGTTTGATGCTGATCGACCTTGACCCCATTCGTGACATTTGGGACACACTTTTTATCGTCATTATTTTGGCAACGCTTTTATATGGTACATTCTTAGCGATCATCCAAGAGAGTCTAAAACGTATGTTAGCCGCTTCGAGCATCGTGCATACAGGCTATCTGCTCATCGCTTTTGTCTCCATCGGCTACGCAGGCGAGAGTGCTTCTTCTTCCATCATTTACTATTTGATAGCGTACTTTCTCTCCGCCATGGGCGCATTTGGACTGATCTCTTACATAGCAGCGGATGAACACATTCGTGTCACCTATGAAGATTTTCGTGGTTTTGCGCATGTACATCCGTATATGGCAGCGATGCTGAGCATCTTTATGCTCTCCTTAGCAGGCATTCCTAGTACCATTGGGTTTGTGGGTAAGTTTTACATCTTCACTGGCGCTATTGAAGCGGGTTATACCTTCTTGGCCGTCTGTGGTATCATCGCGACCTTTATCTCGATCTATTACTACTTCAAACTCATCGCATTGATGTATTTTTACCCTGCATGTGAATCAGAATGGGACGATGTTCCAAGTTTGAGAGGTATAACGCCTATTACGATTGGCGTTATTGCTATAGCCGTTATTTGGGGAGGTATTGGCAATACCTTTATCGCCTACTTCCCTGGAGTCGACTTCTTGATCGATACGGCAAGACTTTCGTATATGTCGTTGTTTATTAAATAG